The following coding sequences lie in one Porphyromonas asaccharolytica DSM 20707 genomic window:
- a CDS encoding T9SS type A sorting domain-containing protein, translating into MKRLLLSLIIVSLSLTYAKGGETSPPFVTVVSEDFSLWTKGSETVPHNEMEGGKERQFMIDKTITHQPGWMGNYIYQAGGCAYLKLNDDGRAGHIQTPEMALYGEVKITFRAKILAGKQEKGQLWIALCDNNSGPVDNKDVDLTTEWQTFEMVSTQATFNEQNIFQLQPLDCDALIDDIVVERRKTVLIPPRALNPINTSSTSFQAVWTPSPDATSYLCSIYYLDMPKEVTPPTTVVEGFDQIRLSGKGKIDTTSPNYPKGWEIDLSTNGSVDITQEEGFYHSAPQALVFDAPGDYVVTPKTSAPITALSFWVRPSKVETEKDWNYTLLEVSVYSDGKWQAIANLPNTWMKPEGDFYTFDPEMLKTYDIEQVRLELIQKNEVTFYVDDITYTYESKPVPYYIIQDKEVQDTLYNVASYDPSKEHFYYVQAKDGETLSEATYPTWVDGLIGVTPQVEEATDVTETSFKAHWEKLYNAAYYQFNSYRLLKHLEEKPQQTVLYETFDQITMGSIDKPITPEETVVQLAKEQLTQSDWVLQLPAYVKGMAGVKETQPYSSTAGLVVSPVISLDADGGAFEVDVQAISTVPQDTLFVMIMKDYTDRKVDEYMRIPFPENGGAVSSSVKFAAPKDLNARKDIRIGFMSARGKPFYIDEVSILQNVRKGETLYAPYKTSFPEENALSVEHGMKGEDFAYSVQAFRTRFYFNYISEVSDLMIVKNPYRTALEEPIQDTPRSLKIYQREGGMLLTASASETVSLYNLSGHLLLQLELSEGESTFIPLPAGYYILHTSHENYKVQVK; encoded by the coding sequence ATGAAAAGATTACTACTATCGCTGATTATCGTCAGCCTCTCACTCACTTATGCTAAGGGAGGTGAGACCTCTCCACCATTTGTAACTGTAGTCTCTGAGGACTTCAGCCTATGGACTAAAGGTAGCGAGACAGTCCCCCACAACGAGATGGAGGGAGGTAAGGAGCGGCAGTTTATGATTGATAAGACTATCACTCATCAACCTGGATGGATGGGCAACTATATCTATCAAGCAGGAGGCTGTGCTTACCTCAAGCTCAACGATGACGGTCGTGCGGGACACATTCAGACTCCTGAGATGGCGCTCTATGGTGAAGTCAAGATCACCTTTCGCGCCAAGATTTTAGCTGGAAAGCAAGAAAAGGGGCAGCTCTGGATAGCTCTTTGCGATAATAACTCAGGACCTGTAGACAATAAGGATGTCGACTTAACTACAGAGTGGCAGACCTTTGAGATGGTATCTACACAAGCGACCTTTAATGAGCAAAACATTTTTCAGCTTCAGCCTCTAGACTGTGACGCACTCATTGACGACATTGTCGTAGAGAGACGCAAGACGGTGCTAATTCCTCCTCGAGCTTTAAACCCTATAAACACTTCGTCCACTTCGTTCCAAGCCGTATGGACTCCATCTCCCGATGCGACTTCTTACCTCTGCAGTATTTACTACCTAGATATGCCAAAAGAGGTGACACCTCCTACGACAGTGGTAGAGGGCTTTGACCAAATCCGTCTAAGCGGCAAAGGGAAGATCGACACCACAAGTCCTAACTACCCCAAAGGGTGGGAGATAGATCTATCAACCAATGGAAGTGTGGACATAACTCAAGAGGAGGGCTTCTACCACTCAGCGCCACAAGCTCTGGTCTTCGATGCTCCTGGCGACTATGTCGTTACACCTAAGACGTCTGCTCCTATTACAGCTCTATCTTTTTGGGTTAGACCTTCAAAAGTCGAAACGGAAAAAGATTGGAACTACACGCTACTAGAAGTATCTGTCTACTCTGATGGTAAGTGGCAAGCTATTGCCAATCTTCCCAATACCTGGATGAAACCGGAGGGAGACTTCTACACTTTTGACCCAGAGATGCTTAAGACCTATGACATCGAGCAGGTACGCTTGGAACTAATACAGAAAAACGAAGTTACGTTCTACGTTGATGATATCACCTATACGTATGAGAGTAAGCCTGTTCCCTACTACATAATACAGGATAAAGAGGTCCAAGACACCCTATACAATGTTGCTTCGTACGATCCCTCTAAGGAGCATTTCTACTACGTTCAGGCAAAGGACGGGGAGACTCTCTCTGAGGCGACTTATCCTACATGGGTAGATGGACTCATCGGTGTAACCCCTCAGGTAGAAGAGGCTACAGACGTAACCGAGACAAGCTTCAAGGCACACTGGGAGAAACTATACAATGCAGCCTACTATCAGTTCAACAGCTATCGTCTACTCAAGCACCTAGAGGAGAAACCTCAGCAGACGGTTCTGTATGAGACTTTTGATCAGATCACTATGGGTAGCATAGACAAGCCTATCACACCAGAGGAAACTGTCGTACAGCTAGCCAAGGAGCAACTCACCCAGAGTGACTGGGTGCTACAGTTACCCGCTTATGTCAAAGGGATGGCTGGAGTCAAAGAGACCCAACCATATAGCTCTACAGCAGGCTTGGTCGTTTCTCCTGTTATCTCATTAGATGCTGACGGAGGTGCTTTTGAGGTGGATGTACAGGCAATAAGCACTGTCCCTCAGGACACCCTCTTTGTGATGATCATGAAGGACTATACAGACCGTAAGGTGGATGAATATATGCGTATCCCATTTCCTGAAAATGGAGGAGCAGTCTCTTCTTCGGTTAAGTTCGCAGCTCCAAAAGACCTTAACGCTAGAAAGGACATTCGCATTGGATTCATGAGCGCTAGAGGCAAGCCATTTTATATTGACGAAGTATCTATCCTACAGAACGTCCGCAAGGGTGAGACTCTGTATGCTCCCTACAAGACAAGTTTTCCTGAAGAAAACGCACTCTCAGTAGAGCACGGAATGAAGGGTGAGGACTTTGCATATAGTGTACAGGCTTTTCGCACACGCTTCTACTTCAACTATATTTCTGAAGTATCAGACCTTATGATTGTAAAGAACCCATACAGGACAGCCCTCGAAGAGCCTATACAAGACACACCACGCTCTCTAAAAATTTACCAAAGAGAGGGTGGTATGCTTCTCACAGCCTCAGCTTCAGAGACAGTCTCACTATACAATCTCTCGGGGCACTTACTACTTCAGCTAGAGCTCTCTGAGGGTGAGTCTACTTTTATCCCACTACCCGCAGGATACTATATACTACACACCTCTCACGAGAACTATAAAGTGCAAGTTAAGTAG